One genomic region from Anabaena sp. PCC 7108 encodes:
- a CDS encoding ATP-binding protein translates to MFSLAVRTITRDEKAVNLDLSTSLELIGRSLEFQRIIEILAQDGDLLITGVAGSGRRTLVRVAAQEVGAVVLDIDCIRAIDGERFIQLLTEAISQNWEAKKIETWVNQTASEFFIFHAESKLKLLHSLNQKQLWQAFIILLELLQMMSADLDRRVVLILQSFPHIRSWDRHSLWESTFRQEVKAHPHVSYVLLATIGETNHHTDDHSYPIETIQLVPLSKDILALWAREILHTEKLKFDPHSQALQIFLDAVQGNIGDAMALIRRLSTLEYVQGLITEQQVQQVVEGMLKDLSMTYESLLMLLPASQIHLLECLAVDPTDKPQSKEYIQKHGLSRGGSLQGALTGLQNKGLIYNAEQGYRLALPLLALWLKQRLS, encoded by the coding sequence ATGTTTTCCCTAGCAGTGCGAACTATAACCAGAGATGAGAAAGCTGTGAACTTGGATTTATCTACTTCTTTAGAATTAATTGGACGTTCCCTAGAATTTCAGCGCATTATCGAAATACTTGCCCAGGATGGTGATTTGCTGATTACTGGAGTAGCTGGAAGTGGAAGACGGACTTTAGTTAGAGTTGCAGCACAAGAAGTTGGTGCTGTTGTCTTAGATATAGACTGTATCCGGGCTATAGATGGGGAAAGATTTATACAATTACTCACAGAAGCAATTAGCCAAAACTGGGAAGCAAAAAAAATTGAAACTTGGGTTAACCAAACTGCAAGTGAGTTTTTTATTTTTCATGCTGAAAGTAAACTTAAATTATTACATTCCCTCAATCAAAAACAATTATGGCAAGCATTTATAATCTTGTTAGAATTGTTGCAAATGATGTCCGCTGATTTAGATCGGCGAGTAGTTTTAATTTTGCAGAGTTTCCCGCATATTCGTTCTTGGGATCGTCATAGTTTATGGGAATCAACTTTTAGGCAAGAAGTCAAAGCCCATCCTCATGTTAGTTATGTTTTATTAGCTACAATTGGCGAGACAAACCACCATACAGATGATCATAGCTATCCCATAGAAACAATCCAGTTAGTTCCTTTATCTAAGGACATTTTAGCATTGTGGGCAAGAGAAATTTTACACACAGAAAAACTCAAATTTGATCCTCATTCTCAAGCATTACAAATATTTTTAGATGCAGTTCAGGGAAATATTGGTGATGCGATGGCATTAATCCGCAGACTATCAACTTTGGAGTATGTTCAAGGCTTAATTACGGAACAACAAGTACAGCAGGTAGTTGAAGGAATGCTTAAAGATTTATCTATGACCTATGAATCTTTATTGATGTTACTTCCAGCCAGTCAAATACATCTTTTAGAATGTTTAGCTGTTGACCCTACAGACAAACCACAAAGTAAAGAATATATTCAAAAACATGGACTTTCTAGAGGTGGAAGTTTACAAGGTGCGTTAACTGGTTTGCAAAATAAAGGTTTAATTTACAATGCTGAACAGGGTTATCGGTTAGCTTTACCTTTATTAGCTTTGTGGTTAAAACAACGGTTGAGTTAA
- a CDS encoding GNAT family N-acetyltransferase, which translates to MNISIRLLQENELVAADHIFRLAFGNFIGLSNPTDFAGDKTYISHRWKTNNQSAFAAEFDGKLIGINLVTNWGSFASFGPLSVHPDFWNQGIAQRLIEPAISCFTQWNTQLAGIHTFAQSPKHHALYQKFGFRLRFLTTILSKSVEQASPLPQNSRYSQMSETERAESLQASIKLTDYIYSGLDVSQQIQTVHTQNLGDTIFLWHDSGLVGFAVCHIGAGTEAGSNNCFVKFGAVLLGNNAQKHFDQLLDLCESLTLSEGMSRLVAGVNTSREAAYLQMLSRGFCSEIIGVAMHRPSESGYNRADVFALDDWR; encoded by the coding sequence ATGAATATTTCTATTCGTTTATTACAAGAAAACGAATTAGTCGCTGCTGATCACATATTTAGATTAGCGTTTGGTAATTTTATCGGATTATCTAACCCCACGGATTTTGCAGGAGATAAAACTTACATATCTCATCGTTGGAAAACTAATAACCAGTCAGCTTTTGCGGCTGAATTTGATGGCAAATTAATTGGTATTAACTTAGTGACTAATTGGGGAAGTTTTGCTTCTTTTGGTCCATTAAGTGTTCATCCTGACTTTTGGAACCAAGGAATAGCCCAACGTTTAATTGAACCTGCAATTTCTTGCTTTACTCAATGGAATACTCAATTAGCCGGAATACATACTTTTGCTCAAAGTCCTAAACATCATGCACTGTATCAAAAATTTGGTTTTCGTTTGCGGTTTCTAACAACAATTCTTAGCAAATCAGTAGAACAAGCTTCACCGTTACCTCAAAATAGCAGATATTCCCAAATGAGTGAAACTGAACGTGCCGAAAGTCTTCAAGCTAGTATTAAACTCACTGATTATATCTATTCAGGTTTAGATGTTTCCCAGCAAATACAAACAGTTCACACACAAAATCTAGGTGATACAATTTTTTTATGGCATGATTCAGGTTTGGTCGGATTTGCAGTTTGTCATATTGGCGCTGGGACAGAAGCGGGTAGTAATAATTGCTTTGTAAAATTTGGGGCTGTGCTTTTAGGAAATAATGCACAAAAACATTTTGACCAGTTGTTAGACTTGTGTGAAAGTTTAACTTTATCGGAAGGAATGTCCCGCTTAGTTGCGGGAGTAAATACCAGTCGAGAAGCAGCTTATTTGCAAATGCTTTCCCGTGGTTTTTGTAGTGAAATCATCGGCGTAGCCATGCATAGACCGAGTGAATCAGGATATAACCGTGCCGATGTTTTTGCTTTGGATGATTGGCGTTAG
- a CDS encoding sterol desaturase family protein, producing the protein MLKAIAVTWLLLFFGDFLSTFFYHVPEHVFGSLHLTTHHSWKKDFRHYAILTFNPQVLLDGILGALPYLLVAVFLWSFSPIGVICGLVFGQFHVWWRHITSLGWKTSQPVAFVCQLLFITTPEQHWLHHQKTNLGFGDIFTFFEQPAKTWMRWLRLLRLHVRESSVTRVSG; encoded by the coding sequence ATGCTTAAGGCTATCGCTGTTACTTGGTTGTTACTGTTTTTTGGCGATTTCCTTTCGACTTTTTTTTACCACGTCCCTGAGCATGTTTTTGGTAGCCTCCACCTCACAACACACCACTCCTGGAAAAAAGACTTCCGCCACTACGCTATTCTAACATTTAATCCCCAAGTGCTTTTAGACGGAATCTTGGGCGCTCTACCATACCTGCTGGTAGCTGTCTTTCTGTGGTCTTTTTCTCCCATTGGCGTTATCTGTGGTTTAGTGTTTGGTCAGTTTCATGTATGGTGGAGACACATAACATCCCTAGGTTGGAAAACTTCACAACCTGTAGCTTTTGTTTGTCAGCTGCTATTCATAACTACTCCTGAACAACACTGGTTACATCATCAAAAAACCAACTTAGGTTTCGGTGATATTTTCACATTCTTTGAACAACCAGCTAAAACTTGGATGCGTTGGTTACGTTTACTCAGGCTTCATGTACGTGAATCTTCGGTAACTCGCGTTTCTGGCTAG
- a CDS encoding 6-carboxytetrahydropterin synthase yields MPKWKLLTEFTFDSAHYIKDYNGPCGRMHGHTYKVKIEVQSSKLHSSEYCPHPVMVADFKSLRWAKKDVTQGGLDHCVLNEVLPPEYETTAEMIAKYIYDETKKRLPADVKLKVAISETANSWAEYEDD; encoded by the coding sequence ATGCCTAAATGGAAACTATTAACAGAATTCACCTTTGATAGCGCTCACTACATAAAAGACTACAATGGTCCCTGTGGGAGAATGCATGGACATACTTATAAAGTAAAAATCGAAGTGCAATCATCAAAGTTGCATTCTTCCGAATACTGTCCACATCCAGTCATGGTTGCTGATTTCAAAAGCTTACGTTGGGCTAAAAAAGATGTAACGCAAGGAGGATTAGATCATTGTGTGCTGAATGAAGTTTTACCTCCTGAATATGAAACAACTGCTGAGATGATTGCTAAATATATTTATGATGAAACCAAAAAGCGATTACCAGCAGATGTAAAACTCAAGGTAGCAATATCAGAAACTGCTAATTCTTGGGCAGAATATGAGGATGATTAA
- a CDS encoding MFS transporter, producing the protein MSQKAAALKFVILLGFVSLCADATYEGARSITGAYLEVLGANGTVVGLVAGFGELIGYGFRLVIGYLSDKTGKYWGITTLGYILNTAVVPFLALAGRWEIAASLMMAERTGKAVRTPPRDALLSHGVSQIGSGFGFGLHEAMDQTGAVMGPLAVAAMVYFQGEYRHAFTILIVPAVLGLIVLLILQFLYPNPSDFEVETVANAEEKLPRIFWIYLGAVAIIAAGYADFPLIAFHFQKGEIASGQTIPLFYAWAMGVDAVAALIFGYFFDRIGISMLIIAASISSLFAPLVFFGDARFALLGMAFWGIGMGAQESILKAAIAGMVPKNKRATAYGIFSTGYGLSWFLGSALMGILYDYSITFLVVFSSLTQLLAIPFFVWVKLQADNSSISAADIQASD; encoded by the coding sequence ATGTCACAGAAAGCAGCTGCTTTAAAGTTTGTGATTTTGCTTGGTTTTGTGAGCCTCTGTGCCGATGCCACCTATGAAGGAGCGCGTAGTATTACAGGGGCTTATTTAGAAGTTTTGGGAGCTAACGGCACTGTAGTCGGTCTAGTAGCTGGCTTTGGTGAACTAATTGGTTATGGCTTCCGTTTAGTTATTGGTTATCTTAGTGACAAAACAGGTAAATACTGGGGAATTACAACTTTAGGCTACATTTTAAATACCGCCGTTGTACCATTTTTAGCCTTAGCTGGGAGATGGGAAATAGCCGCAAGTTTGATGATGGCTGAACGCACAGGTAAGGCGGTACGTACTCCCCCAAGAGATGCCCTACTTTCCCATGGTGTGAGCCAAATTGGTAGCGGTTTTGGCTTTGGTTTGCATGAAGCAATGGATCAAACTGGTGCAGTAATGGGGCCTTTGGCTGTAGCGGCAATGGTTTATTTTCAAGGAGAATATCGCCATGCGTTTACAATTTTAATTGTACCTGCGGTATTGGGATTAATTGTATTATTAATTTTACAGTTTTTATATCCAAATCCCAGTGATTTTGAAGTAGAAACAGTGGCAAATGCAGAAGAAAAACTGCCACGTATATTTTGGATTTATCTGGGTGCGGTGGCAATTATTGCAGCTGGATATGCAGATTTTCCCCTGATTGCTTTCCATTTTCAAAAAGGAGAAATTGCTTCTGGACAAACAATTCCTTTATTTTATGCTTGGGCTATGGGAGTTGATGCTGTAGCAGCATTAATATTTGGATATTTCTTTGACCGGATTGGCATTTCTATGCTGATAATTGCAGCTAGTATTTCATCTTTGTTTGCACCTTTGGTATTTTTTGGAGATGCACGTTTTGCTCTTTTAGGAATGGCATTTTGGGGTATTGGTATGGGGGCGCAAGAATCAATTCTGAAAGCCGCCATAGCTGGGATGGTTCCTAAAAATAAACGGGCTACAGCTTACGGCATTTTTAGTACAGGCTATGGTTTATCTTGGTTTTTAGGTAGTGCTTTAATGGGGATTTTGTATGATTATTCCATTACTTTTTTAGTTGTTTTTTCTTCACTAACTCAACTTCTGGCAATTCCTTTCTTTGTTTGGGTGAAATTGCAAGCTGATAACTCTTCTATCTCCGCAGCAGATATTCAAGCAAGTGACTAA